The following proteins are encoded in a genomic region of Vibrio spartinae:
- a CDS encoding capsule biosynthesis GfcC family protein, protein MKPWTIIFYLILCISTGLASVSFAASTDIGIHFESSPPNHLTYDYFPRLDEVVLQALDKTGANWRMIDWFTSGIYDTNIELKLKQQVFGVIAKQKAIASKRYHESWFYWSQLRHSLESLHYAKRIFQTIDPDAIRLRLSLNPKLSGNWLITLKYAPKNVLVLGGITKPGNQTWQPRLDARSYVQTAGLFDGTISKVIVIQPDGKVEEHPIGYWNQTFSEIAPGAIIYVPLPVETLPIIYPNDRLQNPNDLVVELLRNRLP, encoded by the coding sequence ATGAAGCCATGGACAATCATCTTTTATTTAATCCTGTGCATCAGCACCGGACTGGCATCCGTTTCCTTTGCCGCGTCAACTGATATAGGCATTCACTTTGAATCGTCACCACCAAACCACCTCACCTACGATTATTTTCCCCGTCTTGATGAAGTGGTTTTACAAGCGCTTGATAAAACGGGGGCAAATTGGCGCATGATCGACTGGTTCACATCCGGTATCTATGACACCAACATCGAATTAAAGTTGAAACAACAAGTCTTCGGTGTCATCGCAAAACAGAAAGCCATCGCCAGCAAACGCTATCATGAGTCTTGGTTCTACTGGTCACAACTCAGACATTCTCTCGAATCTTTACACTACGCTAAGCGAATTTTTCAAACGATTGATCCGGATGCAATTCGCCTCCGTCTGTCACTGAATCCCAAATTAAGCGGAAACTGGCTCATTACCCTAAAATACGCGCCTAAAAATGTACTGGTTTTAGGTGGTATCACGAAGCCGGGAAACCAAACGTGGCAGCCTCGTCTGGATGCGAGAAGCTATGTACAAACTGCCGGGCTATTTGACGGGACGATATCAAAGGTCATCGTGATCCAACCCGACGGCAAAGTAGAAGAGCATCCGATAGGGTACTGGAACCAAACCTTTTCAGAAATAGCCCCCGGAGCGATTATTTATGTCCCTCTTCCGGTTGAAACACTCCCTATCATTTATCCAAATGATCGCCTTCAAAATCCCAACGACCTTGTTGTTGAGCTACTAAGAAACAGATTGCCATGA
- a CDS encoding YjbF family lipoprotein, whose translation MTNFSRFSHYCYLFFTPLLLLVGCSQNAQDLSETIQSALWGPDNHSISPDKVEELPYASLYIKMGENPLALMILTWAESTNSPDHSTHLKWLSANREMLVTQSGRVIKTVNLKEGNLIQVDSNNIDPLVLGLQKDTTPHTWQYKMTWSPGYHASYQVLSTFTLGEIENKHLPNGAQALLHVVEQVDIPQIKQQYQNNYWISPHSGEVIASEQYIFPGSEKLTLSLGKRYVGDNRG comes from the coding sequence ATGACAAATTTTTCCCGTTTTTCTCATTACTGTTACTTATTTTTCACACCATTACTCTTACTTGTCGGATGCTCTCAAAATGCTCAAGACTTGTCTGAGACCATCCAGTCCGCTTTATGGGGACCGGATAATCATTCAATTTCACCAGACAAAGTTGAGGAACTGCCTTACGCAAGTTTGTATATAAAAATGGGAGAGAACCCATTAGCCCTGATGATTCTCACTTGGGCCGAGTCAACAAATTCACCAGACCATTCGACTCATTTAAAGTGGCTGTCAGCTAATCGAGAAATGTTGGTGACACAATCAGGCAGGGTGATAAAAACCGTTAATCTGAAAGAGGGGAACCTCATTCAGGTTGACTCGAACAATATCGACCCTCTGGTATTAGGGCTGCAAAAGGACACAACCCCCCACACTTGGCAATATAAAATGACTTGGTCTCCGGGATATCACGCAAGTTATCAAGTGTTATCTACATTTACGCTTGGCGAGATAGAAAACAAACATTTGCCAAATGGGGCTCAAGCCCTGCTTCATGTCGTTGAACAGGTCGACATTCCTCAAATAAAGCAACAATATCAAAATAACTATTGGATCAGTCCCCACTCGGGTGAGGTGATTGCAAGTGAGCAGTACATTTTCCCGGGTTCAGAAAAACTGACCCTTTCTCTCGGCAAGCGTTACGTGGGAGACAATCGCGGATGA
- a CDS encoding capsule assembly Wzi family protein produces the protein MDDAYLKSDLQMLADAGLISVPINSYPIRWSRLDTDLQLMDMVQLPPSLEQAYQHLSYALSQDTIGNGRKHVALGYAHASRDDRSFAAPLTAHWQVKSSYELVEHDYAFRVAANYQRSPDQFGREDTDYGLDDSYLALNWGNLSATFGSLQHWWGPTSIYNLAWGHTRRTVPGFSLAYDGYDWPIFGNWHVETFWGLNETPNRNDKQWSNRFEFSPFNRLNIGLVYQKWFDKPDWDGYLTGSLQPQDGEQEQYSADIRLSLPVLNVGTVVTQSLYAQGASLVNDRSLGSLVIGWQSQFDLGGQSLRWVAEVKQLTDDAKQQWRDMLSDRSTMVGQHDYQSVSGMDVGEAKSLKLLWITPDSWEITLQGQSYHQTGDDETLKKLTAYVRLPLANSRLTLGSDFMADTKNNQTDKWNYWVNWDFRF, from the coding sequence ATGGACGATGCCTACCTTAAGTCTGATCTACAGATGCTGGCGGATGCCGGTCTTATCTCTGTACCTATCAATTCTTATCCAATACGTTGGTCTCGCCTTGATACCGATCTACAACTGATGGATATGGTTCAGCTCCCCCCGTCGCTGGAGCAAGCCTATCAACATCTCAGTTACGCATTAAGCCAAGATACTATAGGGAATGGCCGCAAGCATGTTGCCTTGGGGTATGCTCATGCGTCTCGGGACGACAGGAGTTTTGCCGCCCCGTTGACCGCACACTGGCAGGTAAAATCGAGCTATGAACTTGTGGAGCACGACTATGCTTTTCGTGTCGCTGCAAACTATCAGCGTTCCCCGGATCAATTTGGCCGTGAAGACACCGACTATGGGCTGGATGATAGTTATCTCGCACTGAATTGGGGAAATTTGAGTGCGACTTTCGGCAGTTTGCAGCATTGGTGGGGGCCGACGTCGATTTATAATCTGGCTTGGGGGCATACTCGTCGCACCGTGCCCGGTTTTAGCTTGGCTTATGATGGCTATGACTGGCCGATATTCGGTAACTGGCATGTTGAAACTTTCTGGGGGTTGAATGAGACCCCAAACCGGAATGATAAGCAGTGGTCAAATCGATTTGAGTTTAGTCCATTCAACCGATTGAATATTGGTTTGGTTTATCAAAAGTGGTTTGATAAACCCGACTGGGATGGATATTTGACGGGTTCACTTCAACCGCAGGACGGTGAACAAGAGCAATATAGTGCTGATATTCGCTTGAGTCTGCCAGTATTAAATGTGGGAACCGTTGTGACTCAAAGTCTTTATGCGCAGGGAGCCAGTTTAGTGAATGATCGATCTCTGGGATCTCTGGTCATCGGCTGGCAAAGCCAGTTTGATCTCGGTGGGCAGTCGCTGCGTTGGGTTGCCGAGGTGAAGCAGTTAACTGATGATGCAAAGCAACAATGGCGAGACATGTTGTCTGATCGCTCGACTATGGTGGGGCAACATGACTATCAGTCTGTCAGTGGTATGGATGTCGGGGAAGCAAAATCATTGAAATTACTTTGGATTACGCCCGATAGCTGGGAAATTACATTGCAAGGGCAGAGTTATCATCAGACTGGTGATGATGAAACCCTGAAAAAACTAACAGCCTATGTGCGTTTGCCGTTGGCAAATAGCCGCCTGACATTGGGCTCCGATTTCATGGCTGATACAAAAAATAATCAAACTGATAAATGGAATTACTGGGTTAACTGGGACTTTCGTTTTTAA
- a CDS encoding SLBB domain-containing protein, with protein MRYILFRLIIVFFVSFSSFSSWSANFTASQLAQFKQLPPAQQQALARQYGVDLSSLMGSGKAEGASQPVQTIQPRDVDKQQKAESSKQKSAKEGQGDNAEQLVDFGYDLFSGQPSSYTPVDDLPVPNNYLIAAGDEINVQLFGSQNNSYNLSVSRDGSIQFPELGPIYVAGQTFSELKANLTKRINQQILGAEVSISLGSLRMMQIYVAGDVYQPGAYNIPSLATVTQALIAAGGFSKSGSLRNITVRREHKVIARLDLYHLLLQGNKLSDIRLQSGDTVFVAAKGPSVSIRGEIRRPAVYEIKSGTTIKQLMKLAGGSKANAYLPQLQVKRYQNDGVHIHTLDLTKGKDKQFILQDGDDITINPISDVLKNAVIVRGATIRQGAYAYSQGMRISDLLSSSDDLAPNADLDYAIIVRETGRKHNIKVLQFSLNNAINIASSADDLVLQPNDQLFVFATNISLNEWKTESVQQTPATSDDLFSHAEKQKMLKHPKKRDALTGVELVESGKPQLGVQGSDRELQEMQNSDPASRSRLLEPLISRLQLQAVNGERAKIYEISGAVRYPGVYPLVEGGSLKDAIVAAGGLLESAAKDEAELSRVIPMPGTIAIHHQTFDLLKALTNPNDNFLLESKDRVVVQRKTNWKTNNIVEIQGEVMHPGSYTISQGETIQDLVRRAGGLSQFAYPQGAVFSREVLRLQEQQRMKMVTNNLRQEIASLTLRRQSSAATYTSSPTEAMKVVDDLLDIPAVGRLVIDLPNILLGQSQDDVMLEDGDKLYIPPRRNTISVLGQVQIASNFTFKPGLSVERYINLAGGEKKQADTDRVYVIRANGAVMLPNQSHWFVRSEKSLEPGDTIVVPIDTDYLDDLSTFSTATQMMYQIGVAWNAIK; from the coding sequence ATGAGATATATTCTATTCAGATTAATCATAGTTTTTTTTGTTTCCTTTAGTAGTTTTTCTTCTTGGTCTGCCAATTTTACCGCCTCACAACTCGCCCAGTTTAAGCAGCTACCACCAGCGCAGCAGCAGGCATTGGCTCGGCAATATGGTGTTGATTTATCAAGTTTAATGGGCTCGGGTAAAGCGGAGGGCGCATCTCAGCCTGTGCAGACGATACAGCCGAGAGACGTTGATAAACAACAAAAAGCAGAGAGTAGCAAGCAAAAATCAGCGAAAGAAGGACAGGGCGATAACGCTGAACAGTTAGTTGACTTTGGTTATGATTTATTCTCGGGGCAGCCTTCAAGTTATACCCCTGTTGACGACTTACCCGTTCCGAATAATTATCTGATTGCTGCCGGTGACGAAATTAATGTCCAACTGTTCGGGAGTCAGAATAATAGTTATAACCTCAGTGTTTCACGAGATGGTTCTATCCAGTTCCCTGAACTGGGGCCGATTTATGTGGCAGGTCAGACTTTTAGTGAACTAAAAGCGAATCTGACAAAGCGTATTAATCAGCAGATACTCGGTGCTGAAGTCTCCATCTCTCTTGGTTCTTTGCGCATGATGCAAATTTATGTTGCAGGGGATGTATATCAGCCGGGTGCCTATAACATTCCGAGTTTGGCAACCGTGACTCAGGCGCTGATTGCTGCGGGTGGGTTTAGCAAAAGTGGTTCTTTGCGAAATATTACAGTTCGTCGAGAGCATAAAGTGATCGCCCGGTTGGATTTATATCATTTGCTTTTGCAAGGAAATAAGCTGAGTGATATTCGTCTACAGTCAGGTGACACCGTATTTGTTGCAGCCAAAGGGCCCTCAGTCAGTATTCGGGGAGAAATTCGTCGCCCTGCCGTTTATGAAATTAAATCGGGAACGACGATTAAGCAATTGATGAAGCTTGCCGGAGGGAGTAAAGCGAATGCTTATTTGCCTCAGCTTCAGGTTAAACGCTATCAGAACGACGGGGTTCATATCCATACGCTTGATTTAACCAAAGGTAAAGACAAGCAATTTATCCTGCAAGACGGTGACGATATTACGATTAACCCAATTAGTGATGTGTTGAAAAATGCAGTCATTGTGAGAGGAGCGACCATTCGACAAGGTGCGTATGCATATTCTCAGGGTATGAGAATTTCGGATTTATTATCTTCATCGGATGATCTGGCACCGAATGCTGATCTGGATTACGCAATCATTGTGCGCGAAACCGGGCGTAAACATAACATCAAAGTCTTACAATTTAGTTTGAATAATGCCATCAATATTGCCAGTTCAGCGGATGATCTTGTATTGCAGCCCAATGATCAATTATTTGTTTTTGCCACGAATATCTCCTTGAATGAATGGAAGACTGAATCAGTACAACAAACACCGGCAACATCCGATGATTTATTTTCTCATGCTGAAAAACAGAAGATGCTGAAGCATCCCAAAAAGCGGGATGCATTAACCGGAGTTGAACTGGTCGAGAGTGGAAAACCCCAATTAGGGGTACAAGGCAGCGATAGAGAATTGCAGGAAATGCAAAACAGTGATCCTGCGTCCCGCTCACGGTTATTAGAGCCCTTAATTAGTCGTTTACAACTACAAGCGGTCAATGGTGAAAGAGCGAAAATTTATGAAATCAGCGGTGCTGTCCGTTATCCGGGCGTCTATCCACTTGTCGAAGGCGGAAGCCTAAAAGATGCGATTGTGGCTGCCGGTGGATTACTGGAGTCTGCCGCCAAAGATGAGGCAGAATTGTCTCGCGTGATTCCGATGCCTGGCACCATTGCGATTCATCATCAAACGTTTGATTTGCTCAAAGCGCTGACCAATCCCAATGATAATTTTCTGCTCGAATCGAAAGATCGGGTTGTTGTACAACGTAAAACCAACTGGAAGACCAACAATATTGTTGAGATTCAGGGAGAAGTCATGCATCCCGGAAGCTATACAATTAGCCAAGGTGAGACGATTCAAGACTTAGTGAGACGTGCCGGGGGGCTTTCTCAGTTTGCCTATCCACAAGGCGCTGTATTCAGTCGTGAGGTATTACGTCTGCAAGAACAGCAGCGGATGAAAATGGTGACCAATAATCTTCGGCAAGAGATCGCTTCACTGACACTCCGGCGTCAAAGCAGTGCTGCGACGTATACTTCATCTCCGACAGAAGCGATGAAAGTTGTCGATGATCTGTTAGATATTCCAGCTGTTGGTCGGTTAGTTATTGATTTACCGAATATTTTATTAGGTCAGTCTCAAGACGATGTCATGCTTGAAGATGGTGATAAGCTGTATATTCCTCCGCGAAGAAATACGATTTCGGTACTTGGTCAGGTACAAATTGCAAGTAATTTCACCTTTAAACCCGGTCTGTCTGTTGAGAGATACATTAACTTAGCCGGCGGGGAGAAAAAACAGGCGGATACTGATCGTGTTTATGTGATTCGGGCCAATGGTGCGGTGATGTTACCCAATCAATCTCATTGGTTTGTTCGTTCCGAGAAATCTTTAGAGCCCGGAGACACTATTGTTGTTCCGATTGATACAGATTACTTGGACGATCTGAGTACATTTAGCACTGCTACACAAATGATGTATCAGATAGGTGTTGCATGGAATGCAATTAAATAA
- a CDS encoding Wzz/FepE/Etk N-terminal domain-containing protein, giving the protein MSEMEDKAFNTKSAPFYYPVPRITDNEIDLRAIFSVLWKGKWWIVLWMLFSVLIGGSYILFSHKIYESQVLVAPISDEQQMGMASVLNSQFGGLASLAGINLGKGNTDKTILALQVLQSRKFIGGFIQRHHLMVPVMAMDGWNKDSDEFYFNTDIYDPEQERWLAEDGETLEPTILEATQYFLKNIMDVKLDSNTGMVTVTVRFYSPYVTQRWATWLIADLNDEIRQQDMLEAQSRIAYLNNQLNQTSLADSRNMLYQLIEQQTKTLMLTKVSKEYVFKTVDPAVVDVDEIKPKKIIVIILSIILGLVLGMSFIFIRHQIRK; this is encoded by the coding sequence ATGAGTGAAATGGAAGATAAAGCATTCAATACCAAATCTGCACCATTTTATTATCCTGTTCCTCGGATTACCGATAATGAAATTGATTTGCGCGCGATATTCTCTGTACTCTGGAAAGGTAAATGGTGGATAGTTTTATGGATGCTTTTCTCTGTTCTTATCGGAGGGAGCTATATTTTATTTTCACATAAGATATATGAGTCTCAGGTGCTGGTTGCACCAATATCTGATGAACAACAAATGGGGATGGCATCGGTATTAAACAGTCAATTCGGTGGATTAGCTTCTTTAGCCGGAATCAATCTTGGGAAAGGAAATACAGATAAGACTATTTTAGCCCTTCAGGTGCTTCAATCACGAAAGTTTATTGGTGGTTTTATTCAGCGTCATCACTTGATGGTACCGGTGATGGCAATGGATGGATGGAATAAAGATTCTGACGAATTTTATTTTAATACGGATATTTATGACCCAGAACAAGAACGATGGTTGGCCGAGGATGGTGAGACTCTTGAACCCACAATTTTAGAAGCGACGCAGTATTTTCTGAAGAACATCATGGATGTAAAACTAGATTCCAACACCGGTATGGTGACAGTGACGGTTCGTTTTTATTCTCCGTATGTCACCCAACGTTGGGCGACATGGTTAATCGCTGATTTAAATGATGAAATTCGTCAGCAAGATATGCTCGAAGCACAGAGTCGGATTGCGTATTTAAATAATCAGCTGAATCAGACAAGTCTTGCTGATAGCCGCAATATGCTTTACCAATTGATTGAACAACAAACTAAAACATTAATGCTGACAAAGGTGAGTAAAGAATATGTATTTAAAACGGTTGATCCGGCAGTTGTAGACGTTGACGAAATTAAGCCTAAGAAAATAATTGTTATAATTTTATCAATAATATTAGGTCTTGTTTTAGGTATGTCATTTATATTTATAAGGCATCAAATAAGGAAGTAA
- a CDS encoding B12-binding domain-containing radical SAM protein: protein MVDALFINPSSSAHVYQDLAKTYSAIEPPTWALLLAESCRAKDFDVGILDSDAERLDIQSSVKRVIESEPRLVVFVVYGQNPNSGTTNMIGALALAEALKESGLQAKIAFVGSHTSALPKDVLSYDCVDIALLNEGVYALHNLLAGNLDSDLMDVRGIGYKPNISGQPVLNPPEKVVPQECMDQDMPGYAWDLLPYREYPLDLYRAHFWHADFDHEKRTPFAAIYTALGCNFACNFCMINIVNRMDNGDEVSAADSRGMRFWSTDWVIREMRKLSDMGVKTLRISDEMFFLNRKHYHPILERCIEEKFDFNMWAYARVDTIRERELELFKQAGVNWLALGVESGNQVVRQQVSKGTFRDVNIRKICKMIQSYDIKIISNFIFGFPEDTLETMQDTLDLAIELNTEMANMYPCQALPGSPIYFEAKRNNWKLPESYDGYAFLSYHSTPLPTRHVSAAEVLKFRDYAWQQFFTNPDYLNMIEGKLGIKERNNIENMAKIKLKRRILGD from the coding sequence ATGGTAGATGCTTTATTTATAAACCCCAGCTCATCAGCTCATGTATATCAAGATCTGGCAAAAACATATTCTGCGATTGAACCACCGACATGGGCTCTCTTATTAGCTGAGTCGTGTCGTGCCAAAGATTTCGATGTCGGTATTCTTGACAGTGATGCTGAACGACTTGATATTCAGTCTTCGGTAAAACGAGTCATTGAGTCAGAACCAAGACTGGTTGTTTTTGTCGTCTACGGGCAAAATCCTAACTCCGGAACGACCAATATGATTGGTGCTTTAGCTTTAGCTGAAGCTTTAAAAGAATCCGGACTGCAAGCAAAAATAGCCTTTGTGGGCTCTCATACCAGTGCGCTACCCAAAGATGTCTTATCTTATGATTGTGTTGATATTGCTTTACTGAATGAAGGTGTATACGCACTGCACAATTTGTTAGCCGGTAATTTGGATTCAGATCTGATGGATGTTCGTGGCATTGGATATAAACCGAATATATCAGGTCAGCCCGTATTAAATCCACCGGAAAAAGTGGTTCCGCAAGAGTGTATGGATCAAGACATGCCGGGTTATGCATGGGACTTACTCCCCTATCGGGAATATCCGCTTGACCTGTATCGTGCGCATTTCTGGCATGCCGACTTCGATCATGAAAAAAGAACGCCTTTCGCTGCAATATATACAGCGCTTGGCTGCAATTTTGCGTGCAATTTTTGCATGATCAATATTGTCAATCGAATGGATAACGGGGATGAAGTCAGTGCGGCCGATTCTCGAGGTATGCGTTTTTGGAGTACCGACTGGGTGATTCGGGAAATGAGAAAACTGTCAGATATGGGGGTGAAAACCCTGCGTATCAGTGATGAGATGTTTTTTCTCAATCGGAAACATTATCATCCGATTCTGGAGCGTTGTATTGAAGAGAAGTTTGATTTCAACATGTGGGCGTATGCACGTGTTGATACGATTCGGGAAAGAGAACTCGAACTCTTTAAACAGGCGGGTGTCAATTGGCTGGCTCTTGGGGTTGAGTCTGGCAATCAGGTTGTTCGCCAGCAAGTATCGAAAGGCACTTTTCGAGATGTCAACATCCGTAAAATATGTAAAATGATTCAATCTTATGACATTAAAATTATCAGCAATTTTATTTTTGGTTTCCCTGAAGATACGCTAGAAACCATGCAGGATACTCTAGATTTAGCCATCGAATTGAACACTGAAATGGCCAATATGTATCCATGTCAGGCGTTACCGGGAAGTCCTATTTATTTTGAAGCAAAACGAAATAATTGGAAGTTACCAGAGAGCTATGATGGTTACGCTTTTCTTTCATATCATAGTACGCCATTACCGACCCGTCATGTAAGCGCCGCTGAAGTCCTTAAATTCAGAGATTATGCTTGGCAGCAATTTTTCACTAATCCTGATTATTTAAATATGATTGAGGGAAAGCTGGGAATAAAAGAGCGTAATAACATCGAAAATATGGCAAAAATAAAATTAAAACGCCGAATTTTGGGAGATTAA
- a CDS encoding GHMP family kinase ATP-binding protein, whose protein sequence is MIITKTPFRISFFGGGTDFPDWYRQHGGNVLSTSIDKYCYITCRHLPPFFEHKHRIVYSHIENIKDTSEIKHPAVKGIFDYLDIQDGLEIHHDGDLPARSGLGSSSSFTAGLYLAVKSLSGEMIDKYHLAKEVIHIEQNVIHDVVGSQDQIATVYGGLNRIDFMTNDDFSVSPIIIPEERKKELNDHLMLFFTGVTRFSSDITGSQIKNINKRESELKTMQEMVPEAINILSNPNISILEFGKLLHESWRYKKQLSEKISNSTIDEIYQVARDLGAEGGKVLGAGGGGFVLIFAKPEIQPKILERLSHLICVPFNFEDNGASIAYYKSE, encoded by the coding sequence ATGATTATTACGAAAACACCGTTCAGAATTTCTTTTTTCGGCGGCGGTACCGATTTCCCAGACTGGTACAGACAACATGGTGGCAATGTACTCTCAACATCGATAGATAAATATTGTTATATCACTTGCCGTCATCTACCTCCCTTCTTCGAGCATAAACACAGAATCGTTTATTCACATATTGAGAATATAAAGGATACGTCAGAAATCAAACATCCGGCGGTAAAAGGGATCTTCGATTACTTAGATATTCAAGATGGTTTAGAGATTCATCATGATGGTGATTTACCAGCCCGCTCTGGGCTTGGTTCGAGTTCCTCGTTTACGGCTGGTTTGTATCTCGCTGTGAAAAGTCTATCCGGTGAAATGATTGATAAATATCATCTCGCCAAAGAAGTGATCCATATCGAACAAAATGTTATTCATGACGTGGTTGGTTCTCAGGATCAGATTGCTACCGTTTACGGTGGGCTGAATCGGATCGATTTTATGACCAATGACGACTTTTCTGTTTCTCCAATCATTATCCCTGAAGAAAGAAAAAAAGAGCTCAATGATCATCTGATGTTATTTTTCACAGGTGTGACTCGCTTTTCTTCTGATATTACTGGTAGCCAGATAAAGAATATTAATAAAAGAGAATCAGAACTGAAAACCATGCAGGAGATGGTACCTGAAGCGATCAATATACTTTCAAACCCTAACATATCAATACTTGAATTCGGTAAGTTACTGCATGAAAGTTGGCGCTATAAGAAGCAATTGTCTGAGAAAATATCAAACAGTACCATCGATGAGATTTATCAAGTAGCGAGAGATCTCGGGGCTGAAGGGGGTAAGGTTCTTGGCGCTGGTGGCGGTGGATTTGTCCTTATCTTTGCGAAACCTGAAATCCAACCCAAAATATTAGAAAGGTTGTCTCATCTTATCTGTGTTCCTTTTAATTTTGAAGATAATGGCGCTAGTATTGCTTATTATAAAAGTGAGTAA
- a CDS encoding GDP-L-fucose synthase family protein, whose protein sequence is MNKDIKIYIAGHRGLIGSAIYSECHSRGYRNLIVKDHRELDLTDSHAVETFFENNRPDYVFLAAGKVGGIIQNQETPADFLTENLKIQLNVIESAQKFSVKKLILFGSSCMYPRECLQAMSEDMLLTAKPEPTSLPYATAKLAGLQLCDAFNRQYGTQFISVIPNSVFGPFDNFDPKSGHVLSALIRRIHEAKQQQLPYVELWGTGSPRREFVFSSDVAKAVLTIMASDTEQLEVPLNISSGDEYSIKELSEMIQATVGYDGEIRWDTSKPDGAPRKLLDSTRLRKLGWQPETSFLDGLKETYRWYKESYSDASD, encoded by the coding sequence ATGAATAAAGATATAAAAATATATATCGCTGGGCATCGTGGGTTAATTGGGTCTGCTATCTATTCAGAGTGTCATTCTCGTGGTTATCGCAATCTTATTGTAAAAGATCATCGAGAACTTGATTTAACAGACAGTCATGCTGTAGAGACGTTTTTCGAGAACAACAGACCTGATTATGTCTTTCTTGCCGCAGGGAAAGTTGGTGGCATTATTCAAAATCAGGAAACACCTGCTGACTTTTTAACTGAAAATTTAAAAATACAACTCAATGTCATTGAAAGTGCACAAAAATTTTCAGTCAAAAAACTGATCTTGTTTGGTTCTTCTTGTATGTATCCTCGAGAGTGTCTTCAGGCAATGTCAGAAGACATGCTATTAACCGCGAAACCCGAGCCAACCAGTTTGCCTTATGCGACGGCAAAGTTAGCAGGCTTACAGCTATGTGATGCATTTAATCGGCAATACGGCACGCAGTTTATTTCGGTCATTCCAAACAGTGTCTTCGGACCTTTTGATAACTTTGATCCGAAATCGGGGCATGTTCTGTCTGCTTTGATTCGCCGCATTCATGAAGCAAAGCAGCAGCAGTTACCTTATGTTGAGTTATGGGGAACAGGGTCTCCCCGTAGAGAGTTTGTATTTTCATCTGATGTGGCAAAGGCAGTCCTGACGATCATGGCGTCGGATACCGAACAACTTGAAGTACCACTCAACATTAGTAGTGGTGATGAGTACTCGATCAAAGAGCTCTCCGAAATGATTCAGGCGACTGTTGGTTATGATGGTGAGATTCGATGGGATACCTCGAAGCCTGATGGTGCGCCCAGAAAATTACTCGACAGCACAAGATTAAGAAAGCTGGGCTGGCAACCTGAGACCTCATTTCTCGATGGTCTGAAAGAAACATACCGTTGGTATAAGGAGAGTTATTCAGATGCTTCCGATTAA
- a CDS encoding transketolase has protein sequence MLPINIDVDLEEKARWVWRETLAINRRAPETRIASSLSPVEIFVALYYGNVLNFNSAEPLDDERDRCIISKGHGSICMYPILADLGFFEQEELLRVCCQGGFLGGIPDPVIPGYETVNGSLGHGLGVASGMAVGLKTKQKSQQVFVVTGDGELHEGACWEAIMFAAQHQLDNLNLIVDNNAISMLGYTDDIVSHRNLCEKLQSFGWDARVVDGHNVNLLREQLVELKSTHQQQPKALICNTIKGRGVPDLENKELSHILGVKPDVIDNLIESSYE, from the coding sequence ATGCTTCCGATTAATATCGATGTGGATTTAGAGGAGAAAGCCCGTTGGGTATGGCGTGAAACATTAGCCATTAATCGCCGCGCGCCCGAAACTAGAATTGCTTCTTCTTTATCTCCCGTAGAAATCTTTGTTGCTTTGTATTACGGCAATGTTCTTAATTTCAACTCGGCAGAGCCTCTTGATGATGAACGTGATCGCTGCATTATCAGTAAAGGTCATGGTTCCATCTGCATGTATCCGATACTGGCCGATCTCGGCTTTTTTGAGCAAGAAGAGTTGCTGCGGGTCTGTTGTCAGGGCGGATTTTTAGGGGGCATTCCCGACCCTGTGATTCCGGGATATGAAACCGTCAATGGTTCTCTTGGCCATGGTCTTGGTGTTGCTTCCGGTATGGCGGTTGGTCTCAAAACTAAACAAAAATCACAGCAGGTGTTTGTGGTGACCGGAGACGGCGAGCTTCATGAAGGCGCATGTTGGGAAGCGATTATGTTTGCGGCACAACATCAGTTGGATAATCTGAATCTAATTGTCGATAACAATGCGATCAGTATGTTGGGTTATACCGATGATATTGTTTCTCATCGTAATCTTTGTGAAAAATTACAATCATTTGGCTGGGATGCGCGCGTCGTGGATGGCCACAATGTGAATCTGCTGAGAGAACAGTTGGTCGAACTGAAATCGACCCATCAACAGCAACCCAAAGCGCTGATATGTAACACGATCAAAGGAAGAGGCGTTCCTGATTTAGAAAATAAGGAACTGTCTCATATTCTTGGTGTTAAGCCAGACGTTATCGACAACTTGATAGAGTCATCATATGAATAA